ATAACCAATTTAGGTTACATAGATTACAACTATCTGAAAAATTTGATCATTGTTAAATTAGGATGAAATATGCAACAGTATTATTTCTGAAGGAGCAGATCATGACCGGAGAACTAGTCGACGAAACGATTATTCAGCAAATGATTGAAGATACTGATGCCAGCGTAATGCCGATGTTGATCGATCACTACATAGAAGAAACTCAGCAACGTTCACAGGTATTAGATCAGGCGTTCGCTGATAAAAACATCGCATTAATTAAATTTGAAAGTCACACGTTAAGTAGCACTTCTCTCGCTTTGGGTAATCGCGAGCTCTCAACATTGGCGCGTAGAGTTGAAGCTTTGTGTGTGGAAAACAAAATCGACGAAGTACTTTCTTACCATCAGCAACTCATCGATCTTGCTCTGCGCTCAATGGAAGCGCTTAACCAACGAAAAGAGATAGGATTTTCCTGAACTCAAAATAACAACGAACAAGGAAGTCAGTGATGAAACCAAAAGTGCTGTTAATTGAAGATTCAACCTCCCTTGCCCTGCTCTATCAGCAGTATGTGAGGATGATTCATTTCATGTCGAAACTGGGCAAGAAGCCAAAGCCTTTATCGAACGCAATTTGCCGTCACTGATCATTCTCGATTTAAAGCTGCCTGATATGGAGGGTGAAGAGATTCTTGATTGGCTCAATGAGAATCAAATTTCAACCTCAGTGATTATCGCCACCGCGCACGGCTCAGTCGATCTTGCGGTGCAATTGCTGAACAAAGGCGCCAAAGATTTTCTTGAAAGCCTATTAAAGCCGATCGACTAAAAACGTCCATCAATCTTCATTTGCAACGAGCGAAACTTGAAAACCTG
Above is a window of Vibrio taketomensis DNA encoding:
- a CDS encoding Hpt domain-containing protein, which produces MTGELVDETIIQQMIEDTDASVMPMLIDHYIEETQQRSQVLDQAFADKNIALIKFESHTLSSTSLALGNRELSTLARRVEALCVENKIDEVLSYHQQLIDLALRSMEALNQRKEIGFS
- a CDS encoding response regulator, which codes for MPSLIILDLKLPDMEGEEILDWLNENQISTSVIIATAHGSVDLAVQLLNKGAKDFLESLLKPID